One window of the Paraburkholderia sp. PGU19 genome contains the following:
- a CDS encoding ClcB-like voltage-gated chloride channel protein: protein MLSFLLRLRTRAAHLFRLSDAHTMLVWSVIVGIVGAFATIAFREGIALMQRAFTGQDGSLVEMARRLPIAMRIALPALGGLAAGVLLVIAQRGADKKQHTDYMEAVVIGDGVVPVRLSLWRSASSLFTISSGGSIGREGPMVQLAALCASLIGRVVHFDPPRLKLLVACGAAAGITSAYSAPIAGAFFVTELVLGSIAMESFGPVVVASVVSNILMREFAGYKPPYEMPVFPPIAGLEVLLFVALGLLCGAAAPQFLRLMDTSKAGFRRLPIPLPVRLALGGLIVGILSVWTPEVWGNGYSVVNSILHSPWTWSALVVVLVFKLIATAATVGSGAVGGIFTPTLFFGAVLGSLFGLGMNALWPHGTSAPFAYAMVGMGAFLAGATQAPLMAILMIFEMTLSYQVVLPLMVSCVVAYFAARAIGKTSMYEVTLHRNREEQERMRLRATQMRELIRPPQTVVQPNATVQDMTRVFLEYPVKYLYVTDDRDCFLGVVALKDITSDLLDKRDTSTKTAADYLQPHFDVLTPDMPIGVALQHFMAFQGERLPVVESATRPTLAGVVYKTSLLDAYFRMNPR, encoded by the coding sequence GTGCTTTCATTCCTGCTGAGACTGCGCACCCGCGCTGCCCATCTCTTCCGTCTGTCGGACGCGCACACGATGCTGGTGTGGTCGGTGATCGTCGGCATCGTCGGCGCCTTCGCGACGATCGCCTTCCGCGAAGGCATCGCGCTGATGCAGCGCGCTTTCACGGGACAAGATGGCAGTCTCGTCGAAATGGCGCGGCGTCTGCCCATTGCGATGCGTATCGCGTTGCCCGCGCTGGGCGGGCTGGCCGCGGGCGTGCTGCTGGTCATCGCGCAGCGCGGCGCCGACAAGAAACAGCATACGGATTACATGGAAGCCGTTGTGATCGGCGACGGCGTCGTCCCCGTGCGACTCAGCCTGTGGCGCAGCGCGTCGTCGCTATTCACGATTTCGAGCGGTGGCTCGATCGGCCGTGAAGGCCCGATGGTGCAGCTTGCCGCGCTGTGTGCATCGCTGATCGGGCGCGTCGTGCATTTCGATCCGCCGCGTCTGAAGCTGCTCGTGGCGTGCGGCGCGGCGGCGGGCATCACGTCCGCGTACAGCGCGCCCATCGCGGGTGCGTTCTTCGTCACCGAACTCGTGCTCGGCTCGATCGCGATGGAAAGTTTCGGGCCCGTCGTGGTGGCGTCGGTGGTCTCGAACATCCTGATGCGCGAGTTCGCCGGTTACAAGCCGCCTTACGAGATGCCTGTATTCCCGCCCATCGCGGGGCTCGAAGTACTGCTGTTCGTCGCGCTCGGCCTGCTGTGCGGCGCGGCGGCGCCGCAGTTCCTGCGGCTGATGGACACCAGCAAGGCCGGCTTCCGGCGTCTGCCGATCCCTTTGCCCGTGCGGCTTGCGCTCGGCGGCCTGATCGTCGGCATTCTGTCCGTATGGACGCCCGAGGTATGGGGCAACGGCTATAGCGTCGTCAACTCGATCCTGCATTCGCCGTGGACCTGGTCCGCGCTCGTCGTCGTGCTGGTATTCAAGCTGATTGCGACGGCGGCGACGGTCGGCTCGGGCGCCGTCGGCGGCATCTTCACGCCGACGCTCTTCTTCGGCGCGGTGCTCGGCTCGCTGTTCGGGCTCGGCATGAACGCGCTGTGGCCGCACGGGACGTCCGCGCCGTTCGCTTACGCGATGGTCGGCATGGGCGCATTCCTGGCGGGCGCGACCCAGGCGCCGCTGATGGCGATCCTGATGATCTTCGAAATGACGTTGAGCTATCAGGTCGTGCTGCCGTTGATGGTGTCGTGCGTGGTCGCGTACTTCGCGGCGCGCGCGATCGGCAAGACGTCGATGTACGAGGTCACGCTGCACCGCAACCGCGAGGAGCAGGAGCGCATGCGGCTGCGCGCGACGCAGATGCGCGAGCTGATCCGCCCGCCGCAAACCGTTGTGCAACCGAATGCGACCGTGCAGGACATGACGCGCGTGTTCCTCGAATACCCCGTCAAGTATTTGTACGTGACGGACGACAGAGACTGCTTTCTCGGCGTGGTCGCGCTGAAGGACATCACGTCCGATCTGCTCGACAAGCGCGACACGTCGACGAAAACGGCGGCCGATTATCTGCAGCCGCATTTCGACGTGCTCACG
- a CDS encoding glutathione S-transferase, protein MTYQLYYWDGLQGRGEFVRLALEEARADYVEVARGDEQDGLGTGAMIDVMDSRSEAYLPYAPPFLQHGDLIISQTANILFYLGPKLNLAPKVESLCYVANGLQLTIADMVTEAHDTHHPLASGMYYEEQKEAAKIRATDFIDNRIPKFMGYFERVLKQNPAGDQHMVGDTLTYVDLSMFQLIDGLHYAFPRAMKHFGERHPRLARLHDAVLKRPNIAAYLDSERRLPYNETCVFRHYPELDKDVR, encoded by the coding sequence ATGACTTATCAGCTCTATTACTGGGATGGATTGCAGGGCCGTGGCGAATTCGTGCGGCTGGCGCTCGAAGAAGCGCGCGCGGACTATGTCGAAGTGGCGCGCGGCGACGAACAGGACGGGCTCGGCACGGGCGCGATGATCGACGTGATGGACAGCCGGTCGGAAGCGTATCTGCCGTACGCGCCGCCCTTCCTGCAGCACGGCGACCTGATCATTTCGCAGACGGCGAACATCCTGTTCTACCTCGGGCCGAAGTTGAATCTCGCACCGAAGGTCGAGAGCCTCTGCTATGTCGCGAACGGTCTGCAGCTGACCATCGCCGACATGGTCACGGAAGCGCACGATACGCATCATCCGCTCGCGTCGGGCATGTATTACGAGGAGCAGAAAGAGGCCGCCAAAATCCGCGCGACGGATTTCATCGACAACCGGATTCCGAAGTTCATGGGCTATTTCGAACGCGTGCTGAAGCAGAACCCCGCCGGCGACCAACATATGGTGGGCGACACGCTCACCTATGTCGATCTGTCGATGTTCCAGCTGATCGACGGTCTGCATTACGCCTTTCCACGCGCGATGAAGCATTTCGGCGAGCGTCATCCGCGCCTTGCCAGGCTGCATGACGCGGTGCTCAAGCGCCCGAATATCGCCGCCTATCTCGACTCGGAACGGCGTCTGCCGTACAACGAAACCTGCGTCTTCCGGCACTACCCCGAACTCGACAAGGACGTGCGCTGA
- a CDS encoding YeiH family protein: MSTAHTAHTAHTHAVPAASSTRGQINGILFVALFAAAVTRIAAIPSIANLGISPLIVGIVGGMIYGNALKDGMPESWAAGVNFSARKLLRIAVAFFGLRVSIQEIAQVGLPGLAESLLIVVSTLVIGTWAGMKLMKLDRDSALLTAAGSAICGAAAVLAFESTLQSKPHKSAMAVGSVVLFGTLSMFLYPALLRAGIIHLDTTGVGLFFGGTIHEVAQVVGAASNVSPEATHIATIVKMTRVMLLVPVLLIVGMWVNRSARGAASKDGAHAPRKLAVPWFALGFLACVAVNSLHILPEAATSTVNMLDTFALTMAMTALGIETRLSQIRDAGPRALTTGLILYVWLFAGGLGITWLVQHLLG; encoded by the coding sequence ATGTCCACCGCTCACACCGCTCACACCGCTCACACCCACGCCGTTCCCGCCGCGTCATCGACACGCGGCCAGATCAACGGCATTCTGTTCGTCGCGCTGTTCGCCGCCGCCGTCACCCGCATCGCTGCCATTCCGTCGATTGCCAATCTGGGCATCAGCCCGCTGATCGTCGGCATCGTCGGCGGGATGATCTACGGCAACGCGCTCAAGGACGGCATGCCCGAGAGCTGGGCCGCCGGCGTCAATTTCTCGGCCCGCAAGCTGCTGCGCATCGCCGTCGCGTTCTTCGGGCTGCGCGTGAGCATTCAGGAAATCGCGCAAGTCGGCCTGCCGGGTCTCGCCGAATCGCTGCTGATCGTGGTCAGCACGCTCGTGATCGGCACGTGGGCGGGCATGAAGCTGATGAAGCTCGACCGCGACAGCGCGCTGCTGACGGCAGCGGGCAGCGCGATCTGCGGCGCGGCCGCCGTGCTCGCGTTCGAATCCACCTTGCAATCGAAGCCGCACAAGAGCGCGATGGCCGTCGGCAGCGTGGTGCTGTTCGGCACGCTGTCGATGTTCCTCTACCCCGCGCTGCTGCGCGCCGGGATCATCCATCTGGACACGACAGGCGTGGGCCTGTTCTTCGGCGGCACAATTCACGAAGTCGCGCAGGTGGTCGGTGCTGCGAGCAACGTGAGCCCGGAAGCGACGCATATCGCCACCATCGTCAAGATGACCCGCGTGATGCTGCTGGTGCCCGTGCTGCTGATCGTCGGTATGTGGGTGAACCGCTCGGCGCGTGGCGCCGCTTCGAAAGATGGCGCACATGCGCCGCGCAAGCTCGCCGTGCCCTGGTTCGCACTTGGCTTTCTCGCCTGTGTCGCCGTGAACTCGCTGCATATCCTGCCCGAAGCCGCGACCAGCACGGTCAATATGCTCGACACCTTCGCGCTGACGATGGCCATGACGGCGCTCGGCATCGAAACGCGCCTTTCGCAGATCCGCGACGCCGGTCCCCGTGCGCTGACGACGGGCCTGATCCTCTACGTGTGGCTCTTCGCAGGCGGTCTCGGTATCACGTGGCTCGTCCAGCATCTGCTCGGCTAA
- a CDS encoding LysR family transcriptional regulator, giving the protein MTPDQLITFAAVAEHRNISRAALALHLSQPAVSGQLRQLQDEFGEPLYLRDGRGVRLTPAGEQLASYATRLRDTFRQAYAYRDALRGMEQGTLRIGASTTPASYLLPYLIAAFQRRHPDVTVHTDDGNTADIVGALASFDIALVEGQVGSDLPPDTAVHPWHEDEIVAIMPRSHPLAAAGLQAVTLAGLSEHALVLREEGSGVRQLIERAFARAGVPMRVALAIAGVEGVKEAVRAGMGVGFVSAMSMRHENEALCRLPLGPEPLTRQFSILVPHASAPSRLVGRFLELCLNGDARPATGASGR; this is encoded by the coding sequence ATGACCCCGGATCAGCTTATAACGTTCGCCGCCGTCGCCGAGCACCGCAACATCAGCCGTGCCGCGCTGGCGCTGCATCTGTCGCAGCCCGCCGTGTCCGGCCAGTTGCGGCAGCTGCAGGACGAGTTCGGCGAGCCGCTCTATTTACGCGACGGCCGCGGCGTGCGGCTGACGCCCGCCGGCGAGCAACTGGCCAGCTACGCCACGCGGCTGCGCGACACGTTCCGCCAGGCGTACGCGTATCGCGATGCGCTGCGCGGCATGGAGCAGGGCACGCTGCGTATCGGCGCGAGCACGACGCCCGCCAGCTATCTGCTGCCGTATCTGATCGCCGCCTTTCAGCGCCGCCATCCCGACGTGACCGTGCATACCGACGACGGCAACACAGCGGATATCGTCGGCGCGCTGGCGTCGTTCGATATCGCGCTGGTCGAAGGGCAGGTCGGCAGTGATCTGCCGCCGGATACGGCTGTGCATCCGTGGCACGAGGACGAGATCGTCGCGATCATGCCGCGCTCGCATCCGCTTGCGGCTGCGGGCTTGCAGGCCGTCACGCTCGCCGGACTGAGCGAGCACGCGCTCGTGCTACGGGAAGAAGGCTCCGGCGTGCGGCAACTGATCGAGCGCGCGTTCGCGCGCGCAGGCGTGCCGATGCGCGTCGCACTGGCAATCGCGGGCGTTGAAGGCGTGAAGGAGGCAGTGCGCGCCGGGATGGGCGTCGGCTTCGTGTCAGCGATGTCGATGCGCCACGAGAACGAGGCGCTGTGCCGCCTGCCGCTTGGCCCCGAGCCACTCACGCGGCAGTTTTCGATCCTCGTGCCGCACGCGAGCGCACCGTCGCGCCTCGTCGGACGCTTTCTCGAACTGTGCCTGAACGGCGATGCGCGGCCTGCGACGGGGGCCTCCGGCCGTTAG
- a CDS encoding sugar phosphate isomerase/epimerase, translating to MPEVVIVASAFGAGAIREDGHHAWLKTAAQAGAAGFEVRRELFALEAEASAEALSALGKSIAAKGLWSVYSTPAELYAHDGALNEATLREALIEATALGARFVKLQLGGFAGRAHGDAIARCTKGIAARLVVENGQLERGGSLAQFDGLFNALAKEGRHKLIGMTFDIGNWQWPGVDPVEAAHKLADHVEYIHCKAVAGEGARRFAVAPAADDPVFAAVLPLLPRNVPRGIEFPFDAARIAEDASHHVAQLASM from the coding sequence ATGCCGGAAGTAGTTATCGTCGCGAGTGCGTTTGGGGCCGGTGCGATCCGCGAGGACGGTCATCACGCGTGGCTGAAGACAGCGGCGCAAGCGGGCGCGGCTGGTTTCGAAGTGCGGCGCGAGCTGTTTGCGCTGGAAGCGGAAGCGTCGGCGGAGGCACTGTCGGCGCTGGGCAAGTCGATTGCGGCGAAAGGCCTGTGGTCGGTGTACTCGACGCCCGCCGAGCTTTACGCGCACGACGGCGCGCTCAACGAAGCCACGCTGCGCGAGGCGCTGATCGAAGCGACGGCGCTCGGCGCGCGCTTCGTCAAGCTGCAATTGGGCGGTTTCGCGGGACGCGCGCACGGCGACGCGATCGCCAGGTGCACGAAGGGCATCGCGGCGCGGCTCGTGGTCGAAAACGGGCAACTGGAGCGCGGCGGCTCGCTCGCGCAGTTCGACGGGCTGTTCAACGCGCTCGCGAAGGAAGGCCGTCACAAGCTGATCGGCATGACCTTCGACATCGGCAACTGGCAATGGCCCGGCGTCGATCCCGTCGAGGCGGCGCACAAGCTTGCGGACCACGTCGAGTACATCCACTGCAAGGCGGTGGCGGGCGAAGGCGCGCGCCGTTTTGCCGTCGCGCCCGCCGCCGACGATCCCGTTTTCGCGGCCGTGCTGCCGCTCCTGCCGCGCAACGTGCCGCGCGGCATCGAATTTCCCTTCGACGCGGCGCGCATCGCCGAGGACGCGTCGCACCACGTCGCGCAGCTCGCGTCGATGTAA
- a CDS encoding sugar kinase produces the protein MHPTLDVITYGEAMAMFVAAETGALAGVGQFTKRIAGADLNVAIGLSRLGFKVGYMSRVGDDSFGQYVRDTLTKEGIDGRCVTTDARYPTGFQLKSKNDDGSDPAVEYFRKGSAASHLSLDDYVPGYVLPARHLHLTGVAPAISASSRELAFHLAREMRQAGKTISFDPNLRPTLWPSREAMAAALNEVATFADWVLPGIGEGEILTGYTKAEDIAQFYLDRGAKGVVVKLGAQGAYFRTATDSGIVEAQRVEKVVDTVGAGDGFAVGVVSALLEGRTLPQAVARGNRIGALAIQVIGDSEGLPTRTELDALESADPLAA, from the coding sequence ATGCATCCGACACTCGATGTCATCACCTACGGCGAAGCGATGGCGATGTTCGTCGCAGCCGAAACGGGCGCGCTCGCGGGCGTCGGCCAGTTCACGAAGCGCATCGCAGGCGCCGATCTCAATGTGGCGATCGGCCTGTCGCGCCTTGGCTTCAAGGTGGGCTACATGAGCCGCGTCGGCGACGACTCATTCGGTCAGTACGTGCGCGATACGCTGACGAAGGAAGGCATCGACGGGCGTTGCGTGACGACCGATGCGCGCTATCCGACGGGCTTCCAGCTGAAGTCGAAGAACGACGACGGCAGCGATCCCGCCGTCGAATATTTCCGCAAGGGTTCGGCCGCCAGCCACCTGTCGCTCGACGACTACGTGCCAGGCTACGTGCTGCCCGCGCGCCATCTGCATCTGACGGGCGTCGCGCCCGCGATTTCGGCCAGTTCGCGCGAGCTTGCGTTCCATCTGGCGCGCGAAATGCGACAGGCCGGCAAGACGATCTCGTTCGATCCGAACCTGCGCCCGACACTGTGGCCGTCGCGTGAAGCGATGGCGGCCGCGCTGAACGAAGTCGCGACGTTCGCCGACTGGGTGCTGCCCGGCATCGGCGAGGGCGAGATTCTGACGGGTTACACGAAAGCGGAAGACATTGCGCAGTTTTATCTGGACCGCGGCGCGAAGGGCGTCGTGGTGAAGCTCGGTGCGCAAGGCGCGTATTTCCGCACGGCGACCGATTCGGGCATCGTCGAAGCGCAGCGCGTCGAGAAAGTAGTCGATACCGTCGGCGCGGGCGATGGCTTCGCCGTCGGCGTGGTGAGCGCATTGCTCGAAGGCCGCACGCTACCGCAGGCGGTGGCGCGCGGCAACCGCATCGGCGCGCTCGCGATTCAGGTGATCGGCGATTCGGAAGGCCTGCCGACGCGCACCGAACTCGATGCACTCGAAAGCGCCGACCCGCTCGCCGCCTGA
- a CDS encoding MFS transporter — protein sequence MSSSLAIRRWWTIMPIVFITYSLAYLDRANYGFAAAAGINQDLGISKGLSSLIGALFFLGYFFFQIPGAIYAERKSVKKLVFWSLVLWGGCAALTGVVSNIPSLMVIRFVLGVVEAAVMPAMLIFISNWFTKRERSRANTFLILGNPVTVLWMSVVSGYLVHSFGWRHMFIAEGVPAIVWAVCWWFIVKDKPEQVKWLSDADKKQLADTLRAEQAAIKPMRNYGEAFRSPAVIKLCAQYFCWSIGVYGFVLWLPSILKNGSSLGMVETGWLSALPYLGATIAMLAASWASDKLNNRRAFVWPFLLIGAAAFAGSYALGSTHFWMSYALLVIAGAAMYAPYGPFFAIVPELLPKNVAGGAMALINSMGALGSFVGSYVVGYLNGATGSPSASYVFMSVALIAAVILTLAVKPQPMQTPKLATPLQGK from the coding sequence ATGTCCTCATCACTCGCGATTCGACGTTGGTGGACGATCATGCCGATCGTCTTCATCACGTACAGCCTCGCTTATCTCGACCGCGCGAACTACGGTTTCGCCGCCGCCGCAGGCATCAATCAGGATCTCGGTATCAGCAAGGGATTGTCGTCGCTGATCGGCGCGCTGTTCTTTCTCGGCTACTTCTTCTTCCAGATTCCCGGCGCGATTTACGCGGAACGCAAGAGCGTCAAGAAGCTCGTGTTCTGGAGCCTGGTGCTGTGGGGCGGCTGCGCGGCACTGACGGGCGTCGTCAGCAACATTCCGTCGCTGATGGTGATCCGCTTCGTGCTCGGCGTCGTCGAGGCGGCCGTGATGCCCGCGATGCTGATCTTCATCAGCAACTGGTTCACCAAGCGCGAACGCTCGCGCGCCAACACGTTCCTGATTCTCGGCAACCCGGTGACGGTGCTGTGGATGTCGGTCGTGTCGGGCTATCTGGTGCATTCGTTCGGCTGGCGCCACATGTTCATCGCGGAAGGCGTCCCGGCGATTGTTTGGGCCGTCTGCTGGTGGTTCATCGTGAAAGACAAACCCGAGCAGGTGAAGTGGCTGTCGGACGCCGACAAGAAACAGCTCGCCGACACGCTGCGCGCCGAGCAGGCCGCCATCAAGCCGATGCGCAATTACGGCGAGGCGTTCCGCTCGCCCGCCGTCATCAAACTGTGTGCGCAGTACTTCTGCTGGAGCATCGGCGTGTACGGCTTCGTGCTGTGGCTGCCGTCCATTCTGAAAAACGGTTCGTCGCTCGGTATGGTCGAAACGGGTTGGCTGTCGGCGCTGCCGTATCTCGGCGCAACGATCGCGATGCTCGCGGCGTCGTGGGCGTCGGATAAACTCAACAACCGGCGCGCATTCGTCTGGCCGTTTCTGCTGATCGGCGCGGCCGCCTTCGCGGGTTCCTATGCGCTCGGCTCGACGCACTTCTGGATGTCGTATGCACTGCTGGTGATCGCGGGCGCCGCGATGTACGCGCCGTATGGCCCGTTCTTCGCGATCGTCCCCGAACTGCTGCCGAAGAACGTCGCGGGCGGCGCGATGGCGCTGATCAACAGCATGGGCGCGCTCGGCTCGTTCGTCGGCTCGTATGTGGTCGGTTATCTGAACGGCGCGACGGGCTCGCCCTCGGCGTCGTATGTGTTCATGAGCGTCGCGCTGATCGCTGCCGTGATACTGACGCTTGCCGTCAAGCCGCAGCCGATGCAGACTCCGAAGCTCGCCACCCCGTTGCAAGGAAAGTGA
- a CDS encoding D-glycerate dehydrogenase encodes MKRKIVAYKPLPDDVLAYLQQHAEVVQADAAQHDAFVAALKDADGAIGASVKITPSMLDGAAKLKALSTISVGYDNFDVADLTKRGIVLAHTPDVLTESTADTVFSLILASARRVVELADWVKAGEWQASIGPELFGVDVQGKTLGIVGLGRIGGAVARRAALGFNMKVLYTNRSANAEAEQRYGAHRVELDELLAASDFVCLQVPLTPETRHMIGANELRKMKRSAILINASRGQTVDENALIEALRTGTIHGAGLDVFDREPVDPNSPLLKMKNVVALPHIGSATHETRHAMARCAAENLVSALDGTLKINIVNRDVLPQ; translated from the coding sequence ATGAAGCGAAAGATCGTCGCGTACAAGCCGCTGCCGGATGATGTGCTCGCGTATCTCCAGCAGCATGCCGAAGTCGTGCAGGCGGACGCCGCGCAGCACGACGCGTTCGTCGCCGCGCTGAAGGATGCCGACGGCGCGATCGGCGCGAGCGTGAAGATCACGCCGTCGATGCTCGACGGCGCCGCGAAGCTCAAGGCGCTGTCGACGATCTCGGTCGGCTACGACAACTTCGACGTCGCCGACCTGACGAAACGCGGCATCGTGCTCGCGCACACGCCGGACGTGCTGACGGAATCGACGGCGGACACGGTGTTCTCGCTGATCCTCGCGAGCGCGCGGCGCGTCGTCGAACTGGCCGACTGGGTGAAGGCGGGCGAGTGGCAGGCGAGCATTGGCCCCGAACTGTTCGGCGTCGACGTGCAGGGCAAGACGCTCGGCATCGTCGGTCTTGGGCGGATTGGCGGCGCGGTCGCGCGGCGGGCGGCGCTCGGCTTCAATATGAAGGTGCTGTACACGAACCGCAGCGCGAACGCGGAGGCCGAACAGCGCTACGGCGCCCACCGCGTCGAACTGGACGAATTGCTCGCGGCGTCCGACTTCGTTTGCCTGCAAGTTCCGTTGACGCCGGAAACGCGTCACATGATCGGCGCGAACGAACTGCGCAAGATGAAGCGCAGCGCGATCCTGATCAACGCATCGCGCGGCCAGACGGTCGACGAGAACGCACTGATCGAAGCCTTGCGGACGGGCACGATCCACGGCGCGGGCCTCGACGTGTTCGACAGGGAACCCGTCGATCCCAACTCGCCGCTGCTGAAAATGAAGAACGTGGTCGCGCTGCCGCACATCGGCTCGGCGACGCACGAGACGCGCCACGCGATGGCGCGCTGCGCGGCGGAGAATCTGGTCAGCGCGCTCGACGGCACGCTAAAGATCAACATCGTCAACCGCGACGTGCTCCCTCAATGA
- a CDS encoding LacI family DNA-binding transcriptional regulator — protein sequence MNIPPSGAPRRATISDVAREAGTGKTSISRYLNGELSVLSPQLRARIEAAIERLDYQPNQMARGLKRGRNRLIGMLVADLTNPYSVEVLQGVEAACHALGYMPLICHAANEVDMERRFLQLLTTYRVEGVIVNALGVSEETLRPVGDGGIPAVLVDRSVDGLVTDMVGLDNQGATALATRHLVERGFDRLWFVVQPFEHISSRRQREAAFHEALEQYPQVSGRTVVLELGDADELEQTLSALDAELDAVIAAHEDPARAGVALFAANGPVALALARHLNQRHGPNWQKRVALLSIDDPEWAELAGITTIRQPTYDIGYRAVEFLHQRIVGEQASARDCLLPGELIERASTAR from the coding sequence ATGAACATACCGCCGTCAGGCGCGCCGCGCCGCGCAACGATCAGCGACGTCGCCCGCGAGGCGGGCACGGGCAAGACGAGCATCTCGCGCTATCTGAACGGCGAGTTGAGCGTGCTGTCGCCGCAACTGCGCGCGCGCATCGAAGCCGCGATCGAACGGCTCGACTATCAGCCGAACCAGATGGCGCGCGGCCTCAAGCGCGGGCGCAATCGTCTGATCGGCATGCTGGTCGCGGACCTGACGAATCCTTATTCCGTCGAAGTGCTGCAAGGCGTCGAAGCCGCGTGCCACGCGCTCGGCTATATGCCGCTGATCTGCCACGCGGCGAACGAAGTCGACATGGAGCGGCGCTTTCTGCAACTGCTGACCACGTATCGCGTAGAAGGCGTGATCGTCAATGCGCTGGGCGTCAGCGAAGAGACGCTGCGGCCCGTCGGCGACGGTGGGATACCCGCTGTGCTGGTGGACCGTTCCGTCGACGGGCTCGTGACCGACATGGTCGGGCTCGACAACCAGGGCGCGACGGCGCTCGCGACGCGGCATCTCGTCGAACGCGGTTTCGACCGGCTGTGGTTCGTCGTGCAACCGTTCGAACACATCAGCTCGCGGCGCCAGCGCGAAGCGGCGTTTCACGAGGCACTCGAACAGTATCCGCAGGTGAGCGGGCGCACTGTCGTGCTCGAACTCGGCGACGCCGACGAACTCGAGCAGACCTTGAGCGCGCTCGATGCCGAACTCGATGCGGTGATTGCCGCGCATGAAGACCCTGCGCGGGCGGGCGTCGCGCTGTTTGCCGCGAATGGGCCGGTCGCGCTGGCGCTCGCGCGGCATCTGAACCAGCGGCATGGCCCGAACTGGCAGAAGCGCGTCGCGCTGCTGTCCATCGACGATCCCGAATGGGCCGAGCTGGCCGGCATCACGACGATTCGCCAGCCGACCTACGACATCGGCTATCGGGCCGTCGAGTTTCTGCATCAGCGCATCGTCGGCGAGCAGGCCAGCGCGCGCGATTGTCTGCTGCCGGGCGAGCTGATCGAGCGCGCGTCGACGGCGCGCTGA